In a single window of the Natronosalvus caseinilyticus genome:
- a CDS encoding DUF7522 family protein translates to MNDGLESAFADAILSVCRTVVGDELRSITYFTEDQVEQIYLRSDLDRTADLIGFAELERNGFRADELYRDTQLGEYQATVRMFEYGYLTRVIHDRYGAWVTTDSMSMDRFEELTTALKSVLVTHTGDTAEE, encoded by the coding sequence ATGAATGACGGACTCGAGTCAGCGTTCGCAGATGCAATACTCAGCGTGTGTCGGACGGTAGTCGGGGATGAATTACGAAGTATCACGTATTTCACCGAGGATCAGGTTGAGCAAATCTACCTCCGGTCTGATCTCGATCGGACGGCTGATCTCATCGGATTCGCCGAGTTGGAACGGAACGGCTTTCGAGCGGACGAGCTATACCGAGATACGCAGTTGGGTGAGTATCAAGCCACTGTTCGAATGTTCGAATACGGGTATCTGACACGCGTTATTCACGACCGCTATGGTGCCTGGGTGACGACTGACTCAATGTCGATGGATCGGTTCGAAGAACTCACCACTGCTCTCAAATCGGTCCTGGTAACGCATACGGGTGACACTGCTGAGGAGTGA
- a CDS encoding dodecin family protein, giving the protein MTAVKVIRVMGTSEESWEEAAREAFREASQTVDDISGINVENWTANVEDGEIVEYKATTEIAFPVEHS; this is encoded by the coding sequence ATGACGGCAGTCAAAGTAATCCGCGTGATGGGTACGTCAGAGGAGTCCTGGGAAGAAGCCGCTCGAGAAGCGTTCCGCGAGGCGAGTCAGACGGTCGACGACATCTCCGGTATCAACGTCGAAAACTGGACGGCCAACGTCGAGGACGGCGAAATCGTGGAGTACAAGGCGACGACTGAGATCGCGTTCCCGGTCGAGCACTCGTAG
- a CDS encoding deoxyuridine 5'-triphosphate nucleotidohydrolase yields the protein MFRSGAFVAEHVSPVIDEQVQPNGVDLTVDVVFDQLEPGRITRDGKEIGDRVARPLEELERKDPDRYYLPVGSYIVRYGERIRVPDGHVGFVYPRSSLMRNSCMLNTAVWDAGYEGRGEGLLQVHHDVELERGARIAQLVFAQADHDETYDGSYQGENL from the coding sequence ATGTTCCGTTCTGGTGCGTTCGTCGCCGAGCACGTCTCGCCGGTGATCGACGAACAGGTACAGCCCAACGGCGTGGACCTCACCGTCGACGTCGTCTTCGACCAGCTCGAGCCGGGCCGGATAACCCGTGACGGCAAGGAGATCGGTGACCGGGTCGCCCGTCCGCTCGAGGAACTCGAGCGCAAGGACCCCGACAGGTACTACCTGCCGGTCGGCTCCTACATCGTGCGGTACGGCGAGCGGATTCGGGTACCTGACGGTCACGTCGGGTTCGTCTACCCGCGGTCGTCGCTCATGCGAAACTCGTGTATGCTCAACACGGCCGTCTGGGACGCGGGCTACGAGGGTCGCGGCGAGGGGCTCTTGCAGGTCCACCACGACGTCGAACTCGAGCGCGGGGCGCGGATCGCCCAGCTCGTCTTCGCGCAGGCCGACCACGACGAGACGTACGACGGGAGCTACCAGGGCGAGAAT